One window of Papaver somniferum cultivar HN1 chromosome 9, ASM357369v1, whole genome shotgun sequence genomic DNA carries:
- the LOC113311145 gene encoding probable polygalacturonase At3g15720: MVQGKAIVANRYGFKKSFGNDDNPVFNVMDYRAIGDGIAEDYQDFLDAWTTMCNTAGTNAILFVPKGKTFLVSRISFIGTCTVQKPFKQVDGDIVAPTRDGWNGGNPRPTDTWITFNNMNGLTINGSGRIDGRGSDWWDLPDKDRPSALTLQNCNNCQLSWLTHVNSQRNHISICDSNNVVISHINIIALEDSHKTDAFLNAITFRKVLTYFLVSSGDDCVAINGGCKFINITDVNCGPGHGISIGSLEANGREDTVEEMHVQNVHFTGTMDGARIKT; this comes from the exons ATGGTCCAAGGGAAGGCGATTGTTGCGAATAGATATGGTTTCAAAAAGTCATTTGGCAACGATGATAATCCCGTTTTCAATGTCATGGACTATAGAGCCATTGGAGATGGCATCGCAGAAGACTACCAA GATTTTCTAGATGCATGGACAACGATGTGCAATACAGCCGGAACTAATGCAATCCTTTTCGTACCAAAGGGAAAAACGTTCTTAGTGAGTCGTATAAGCTTCATTGGTACTTGCACAGTACAAAAACCATTTAAACAG GTTGATGGGGATATTGTTGCACCCACAAGGGATGGTTGGAACGGTGGAAATCCTCGACCCACTGATACTTGGATAACATTCAACAATATGAATGGTCTAACAATAAATGGATCAGGTCGAATCGACGGTCGAGGTTCAGATTGGTGGGATCTACCTGATAAAGACAGACCATCG GCATTAACATTGcaaaattgtaataattgtcaATTGAGCTGGTTGACGCATGTGAATAGCCAAAGAAATCACATTTCCATATGTGATTCTAATAACGTGGTGATTTCTCACATAAACATAATTGCTCTTGAAGACAGTCATAAAACTGATG CCTTTTTAAATGCGATCACATTTAGAAAGGTAttaacttattttcttgtaagcTCAGGTGATGATTGTGTTGCTATCAATGGAGGATGCAAGTTTATCAATATTACCGACGTGAATTGCGGTCCTGGACATGGCATAAG TATTGGAAGCTTAGAAGCTAATGGAAGAGAGGACACAGTTGAAGAAATGCATGTTCAAAATGTTCATTTTACTGGAACTATGGATGGAGCAAGAATCAAGACATAG
- the LOC113308708 gene encoding probable polygalacturonase At3g15720 encodes MEFFRIIWVIYCSLSIIQGKAIGASRYGNDENPVFNVMDHSAIGDGIADDYQAFLDAWTTMCNTAATNAILVVPKGKTFVVSRISFNGTCTVQKPFIQVDGDIVAPTREGWSGGKSRPTDTWITFNNVNGLTINGSGRIDGRGSYWWDLHDKNRPSALRLENCNDCQLSWLTHVNSQRNHISISDCNNVVISHVNIIAPEDSPNTDGIDISLSQNIRIEHSSIGTGDDCVAINGGCKFINITDVNCGPGHGISIGSLGKNGKEETVEEVHVHSVIFSGTMNGARIKTWEGGRGFARKISFDQIIVSEVYNPIVIDQHYFSDQSSVEASAVAISDVTFNGISGTSTNDIVINLNCSAVIPCTSISMSNINIQSTNSVASSNCENARGTVIETSPDVPCLT; translated from the exons ATG GAATTCTTTCGTATTATTTGGGTGATATATTGTTCACTAAGCATAATCCAAGGGAAGGCGATTGGTGCAAGTAGATATGGTAACGATGAGAATCCCGTTTTCAATGTCATGGACCATAGTGCCATTGGAGATGGCATCGCAGACGACTACCAA GCTTTTCTAGATGCGTGGACAACGATGTGTAATACAGCCGCAACTAACGCAATCCTTGTCGTACCAAAGGGAAAAACATTCGTAGTGAGTCGTATAAGCTTCAATGGTACTTGCACAGTACAAAAACCATTTATACAG GTTGATGGGGATATTGTTGCACCTACAAGGGAGGGTTGGAGCGGTGGAAAATCCCGACCCACTGATACTTGGATCACATTCAACAATGTGAATGGTCTAACAATAAATGGATCTGGTCGAATCGACGGTCGAGGTTCATATTGGTGGGATCTACATGACAAAAACAGACCATCG GCATTAAGATTGGAAAACTGTAATGATTGTCAATTGAGCTGGTTGACGCATGTGAATAGCCAAAGAAATCACATCTCTATAAGTGATTGTAATAACGTGGTGATTTCTCACGTAAACATAATTGCTCCTGAGGACAGTCCCAATACTGATGGTATTGACATTAGTCTTTCACAAAACATCCGAATCGAACACTCTTCCATCGGAACCG GAGATGATTGTGTTGCTATCAATGGAGGATGCAAGTTTATCAATATAACCGACGTGAATTGCGGTCCTGGACATGGTATAAG CATTGGAAGCTTAGGAAAAAATGGGAAGGAGGAAACAGTTGAAGAAGTGCATGTTCATAGTGTTATCTTTTCTGGAACTATGAATGGAGCAAGGATCAAGACATGGGAA GGAGGCCGGGGATTCGCAAGAAAAATATCATTCGACCAAATTATTGTATCAGAAGTGTATAACCCTATTGTCATTGATCAACACTACTTCAGTGACCAGAGCTCGGTAGAA GCGTCTGCTGTTGCAATTAGCGATGTAACGTTCAATGGAATTAGCGGAACTTCGACAAATGATATAGTAATTAATTTGAACTGCAGCGCAGTTATACCTTGCACAAGCATCTCCATGAGCAACATCAACATACAATCAACAAATTCCGTAGCCTCTTCTAATTGTGAGAATGCTCGTGGAACAGTCATTGAGACATCTCCTGATGTTCCTTGCTTAACatga
- the LOC113314217 gene encoding uncharacterized protein LOC113314217, translated as MGGGFSHESEHDLAVMVSDFLENGSGGGDSRCSSDSESSYSDLVHLTENILYHKHTVDQYESDLLSAVHSLVLSINDKDLHIVKPGPCNGSCIRFYMVKLLRSSGYDAAVCTSKWQNSGKVPGGDYEYIDVANHSDSASTERLIIDIDFRSHFEIARPSESYDAIMNSLPVIYVGTLSNLKHFLHIMVEAAKSSLRQNSMPLPPWRSFAYLQCKWYSPYQRNITPEEVTQEITSDHEQCIGHLRRLKSNLKSEIAAERLLKPINIDNTNRKVKQDRRRHSSLRTL; from the exons ATGGGTGGAGGTTTTAGTCATGAAAGCGAACATGATTTAGCTGTGATGGTTAGTGATTTCTTGGAGAATGGAAGTGGTGGAGGAGATTCTAGATGTAGCAGTGATAGCGAATCGAGTTATTCCGATCTTGTGCATCTAACAGAGAATATACTG TACCACAAGCACACGGTAGATCAGTATGAGAGTGATTTGCTTTCTGCTGTCCATTCACTGGTACTCTCTATCAATGATAAGGACCTGCACATCGTCAAGCCAGGCCCCTGCAATGGAAGCTGCATTAGATTTTATATGGTAAAGCTTCTTAGGTCTTCTGGTTATGATGCAGCTGTATGTACATCTAAATGGCAGAATTCTGGGAAGGTCCCTGGAG GTGATTATGAGTACATTGACGTGGCCAATCACAGTGATAGTGCAAGCACAGAACGCTTAATCATTGATATCGACTTCCGAAGCCACTTTGAGATTGCAAGACCTAGCGAATCTTACGATGCTATAATGAATTCACTTCCGGTGATCTATGTGGGTACCTTATCGAATCTGAAGCACTTCCTTCATATAATGGTTGAAGCTGCAAAATCTTCTCTCAGACAGAACTCAATGCCTCTTCCACCGTGGAGATCTTTTGCTTATTTGCAGTGTAAGTGGTATTCCCCTTACCAGAGAAACATTACTCCAGAAGAGGTTACCCAAGAGATTACATCTGACCATGAGCAGTGCATTGGACATTTGAGGAGGTTGAAATCAAATCTAAAATCTGAAATAGCAGCAGAAAGATTGTTGAAGCCCATAAACATCGACAATACTAATAGGAAAGTGAAACAGGACAGGCGCAGACACTCTTCATTAAGGACCCTATGA